One Polaribacter reichenbachii genomic window, TGAACAAGAAGTGAAAAATCATTTGTTTACTTCAGGTTGTTGGCCATTTATTAAACAACGTCCTTACGATGTTGTAGCAAATCCAAACCAAGCACCAAAAGCAATATTTATTTCTGGATATGCAAGTGCACCTTTAGCTGCAGATTTAGACTACACTTTAGCTGGTAAAGAAGCTGAGTTACAAGCAGCAATTAATGCTGTGTCTAAATTAACAGAAGGTAAAGTTCATTTATCAGTTGGTGCTAATTCAAACTCTGTTTTATCAAAATTAACAGGTGTAGAATTGCATAAAGTTTCTGGACCACATCCATCAGGTAATGTAAGTACTCAAATTGCAAACATAGATCCTATTAATAAAGGAGAAGTTGTTTGGGTTGTTACTCCACAAGATTTAGTTGTAATTGGTGAGTTATTGTTAACAGGTAAGTATAATGCTGAAAGAACAATTGCATTAACAGGTTCTCAATTTAGCAAGCCACAATATGTTACTGCAATTGCAGGAGCAGCAATCGAAGATATTACTAAAGATAATTTAAATACTGATAATACAAGAATTATTAGTGGTAACGTTTTATCTGGTAGTCAAGTTACAGAAGAAGGTTTTATAGGTTTTTACGATAATCAAATAACTGCAATTCCAGAAGGAGATGATTATGAGTTTTTTGGTTGGAACAAACCAATCTTTAATAAAATTTCTACTTCTAGAGCGTTTACTTTTTCTTGGTTAAGCCCAAATAAAAAGTACGATTTAAATACCAATACAAATGGAGAGCATAGAGCTTTTGTTGTTACTGGTTCTTATGAAAACGTTTTTCCTTTAGATATTTATCCAATGCAATTATTAAAAGCATTTATGTATAAAGATTTAGACGAAATGGAAGCGTTAGGTGGTTATGAAGTAGCTCCAGAAGATTTTGCATTAACCGAATTTATTTGTGTGTCTAAACAACCACATCAAAAAATAATTCGTGAAGGTTTAGATTTAATGAGACAAGAATTAGGATAAGATTATGAGCTTAAAACAAAACTTACATAATTTAAAAGAGAAATATAAAGGGACCAAAATGGCACCTGCATTTAATGCAATCCATACCTTTTTATATTTACCAAATGAAGTTACTCATGGAGGAACTCATATAAAAGCAGCAGACGATTTAAAGCGTACAATGAATATTGTAATTATGGCTTTAGTACCTTGTTTGCTTTTTGGAATGTTTAATGCAGGTTACCAACACTATGCAGCTATAGATGGTTCTTTAAGAACAGATGTTTTAGCTAACTTTTTTACTTGGGATAACCTTTGGATAGGAATCATAAAAGTATTACCTCTAGTAATCGTTTCTTATGGAGTTGGTCTTGGTGTAGAATTTATTTTTGCAATTATAAAAGGGCATGAAGTAGAAGAAGGTTATTTGGTAACGGGTATGTTAGTGCCATTAATTGTACCAATTGACACACCTTTATGGATGTTAGCTGTTGCTGTTGTTTTTGGAGTTGTAATTGGTAAAGAAGTTTTTGGAGGTACAGGTATGAATATCTTAAACCCTGCATTAACAATTAGAGCATTCTTATTCTTTGCATATCCAACGTGGATGTCTGGAGATAAAGTTTGGGTTTACGACGCAGTAAAAAGAACAGGTACAGAAGATGCAATTTCTGGAGAAACTATTTTAGGTAGTTACGCACAAAACAATGATGTAGTTTATTCTACTTGGGATATGTTTATGGGATTTATTCCTGGTTCTGTTGGTGAAACATCAACTTTATTAATCTTATTAGGTGCAGCTTTCTTAATTTTCACAAAAATTGGAAGTTGGAGAATTATAGTATCAACTTTTATTGGTGCTGCTGTAATGGGATTAATTTTTAACGGAATTGTAAATGCAGACATCATTACAGAATCTAGTAAGTTCTACGGATTAATGAACACTGATTGGTGGCAACACTTAATAATTGGTGGATTAGCATTTGGAGCAGTGTTTATGGCTACAGATCCTGTAACTGCATCACAAACAAATAAAGGAAAATGGATTTACGGTTTCTTAATTGGTTTTATATCAATTATGATTCGTGTATTTAACCCAGCATATCCAGAAGGTGTATTTTTAGCAATCTTGTTAATGAATGTTTTTGCACCAACAATAGACCATTATGTGGTTCAAGGAAATGTAAAAAAGAGATTAAAACGTACTAAAGTTAAAACTGCCTAATTATGAGTAAGAGAACAGATAGTAATAGTTATACAATGATTTTCGCTGTAATTATGGTGTTAATTGTTGGTTCTTTATTGGCTTTTATGTCATCTTCTTTAAAGCCAGCTATTAAAGAAAACGAAAGAATAGAAAAGCAACAGAATATTCTGTATGCAATGGGTGTAAATGAAAATGATGAATCTAGTGCTAATTTTGTGTCAGCATCAATAGCAGGAGAGGAGTTTGCAAAATATATTACCAAGCAAATTGTTATAGAAGGTGATAAAATAACTGAAAGTGACGATGCTTATTTAATTGATGTAAAAAAGCAACAAGCCAACGCAAAAGAAGGTAAAACTAGAAAGTTGCCTTTATTTGTTGGTGAAAAAGATGGTAAAACATTTTATGTAGCACCAATTAGAGGTAAAGGTCTTTGGGATGCAATTTGGGGTTATGTTTCTATGGATGAAAATATGGTTGTTCAAGGTGCTTATTTTGATCATAAAGGAGAAACTCCTGGATTAGGTGCAAACATTAAACAACGTTATTTTATGGACGATTTTATTGGAGAACACTTGATGACTGCATCAGGAGAATTCAAAGGAATTACGGTTGCCAAAGGAAATAACGATCCGAAGAACGAAGAAAAAACAGATTATGAGGTAGATGCAATTGCTGGTGCAACAATTACTGGTGATGGTGTATCTGCAATGATAAAGAAAGATTTAGCATTGTATGTTCCTTATTTTAAATCATTAAAAGAATCTAATAAAATAAAATTATAACTATGGGACTTTTATCAAAAAAAGACGCAGCATTAATTAAAGATCCATTATTAGATAATAATCCAATTACAATTCAAGTATTAGGTATTTGTTCTGCATTAGCAATTACTGCAGAGTTAAAAGCTTCTATTGTAATGTCAATTTCGGTTTTATTTGTACTAGGAGTTGGTAACGTAGTTATCTCATTAATGAGAAATATTATACCATCAAAAATTAGAATTATTGTACAACTTATTGTTGTGGCAACTTTAGTAATTATTGTTGATTTAGTTCTAAAAGCATTTGCTTATGAGTTAAGTAAAACATTATCCGTTTTTGTTGGTTTAATTATTACAAACTGTATTATTATGGGACGTTTCGAAGCTTTTGCTTTAGGTAATGGACCTTGGAGATCTTTCTTAGATGGTATAGGTAACGCTGTTGGTTATGGTGTAATCTTAATAGCAGTTGGTTTCTTTAGAGAGTTATTAGGTTCTGGTACTTTATTAGGTTTTAAAGTTTTAGGAGATCCAATAGAAAAAACAGGTTTATATGCTATAGGATATGAAAATAACGGGTTTATGTTATTATCACCAATGGCATTAATTGTTGTAGGTATCATCATCTGGGTTCAAAGAACAAAGAACAAATCATTAATAGAAGAACATTAAATAGTTGGTAGTAAAACAGTATTCAGTTGGCAGTAAATTGCTGACTGCAAACTGCGAACTGCGGACTTAAGACTAAAAAAATATGGAACATATAGAATTATTTTTCAAATCGATATTTATAGATAACATGGTTTTCGCAACCTTTTTAGGGATGTGTTCTTACCTAGCAGTATCTAAAAAAGTATCTACTGCTGTTGGTTTAGGAGCTGCTGTAATCTTTGTATTAGCTGTAACTGTACCTTTAAACTGGTTGTTAGATCAATATATATTAAAAGATGGAGCTTTAGTTTGGCTAGGAGAAGAGTATGCTGAGTACGATTTAAGCTTCTTATCATTTATTATGTTTATTGCAACTATTGCAACAATGGTACAATTGGTAGAAATTATTGTTGAAAAATTTTCACCATCATTATACAATTCATTAGGTATTTTCTTACCATTAATTGCTGTAAACTGTGCTATTTTAGGGGGTAGTTTATTTATGCAATCTAGAGAAATACCTTCTTTAGGATTAGCATTAACTTATGGTGTAGGTTCAGGAATTGGTTGGTTTTTAGCAATTTTAGCTATTGCAGCTATTCGTGAAAAAATTAGATATTCTTCAGTTCCTCCAGCTTTAAGAGGTTTAGGAATTACTTTTATTATTACTGGTTTAATGGCTATTGGTTTTATGAGCTTTGGTGGTATGTTAACTGGTGGAGATGAAAAGAAAGAAGAAAAACCAGCTGTAGAAGCTAAGGTAAAAAAGGTTAAAGTAAAAGAAGAAAAGGCTAAAGAAATTGTAGCTGAAAACACAAATATAAACTAGTAAAAGAATGATATTAGCAGCAGGTACAATAGGAACCATTATTGCAACAGTAGCAGCCTTTTTATTAATAACATTGTTATTAGTAACATTGTTACTATTTGTAAAACAAAAATTATCTCCTTCTGGTCCAGTAACAATTACCATTAACGGAGAAAAGAAAATAGAAGTTGGTTCTGGTAGCACACTTTTAACAACATTAGGAAACGAGAAAATCTTTTTACCATCTGCATGTGGTGGTGGTGGATCTTGTGTACAATGTGAGTGTCACGTTTTAGAAGGTGGAGGAGAAGCTTTACCTACAGAAGTGCCACACTTTACAAAGAAAGAATTAAAAGAAGGTATACGTTTAGCTTGTCAAGTTAAAGTTAAACAAGACATGAACATTACAATTCCAGAAGAAGTTTTCGGAATTAAAAAATGGGATGCAGTTGTTGTAAGAAATTACAATGTAGCCTCTTTTATTAAAGAGTTCGTTGTTGAGATTCCTGAAGATATGGGATATAAAGCTGGTGGATATATTCAAATTGAAATTCCTCCATGTGAAGTTAAATATTCTGATATGGATATTACAGCCCACCCAGAAGAACACGAAACTCCAGACAAATTTGAAGCGGAATGGGATAAGTTTAAATTACGTCCGTTAGTAATGAAAAATACTGAAACTGTAGAAAGAGCATACTCAATGGCTTCTTACCCAGCAGAAGGTAGAGAAATTATGTTAAACGTGCGTATTGCTACACCTCCATTTGATAGAGCAAAAGGTGGCTGGATGGATGTAAATCCAGGAGTAGCATCTTCTTATATCTTTAACTTAAAGAAAGGTGATAAATGTGTAATTTCTGGTCCTTATGGAGAGTTTTTCATTAATGAATCAGATGCAGAAATGTTATATGTTGGTGGTGGTGCTGGTATGGCTCCAATGCGTTCTCACTTATATCACTTATTCAGAACGTTAAAAACTGGTAGAAAAGTTACTTATTGGTATGGAGGTCGTTCTAAAGCTGAATTATTCTATATTGAGCACTTTAGAGCTTTAGAAAAAGATTTCCCGAACTTTAAATTTTTCATTGCATTATCAGATCCTTTAGAGGCTGATAACTGGAAAGTTAAAAAAGATATTAATGATGAATCTGGAGATGGTTTTGTAGGATTTATTCATAATTGTGTAATAGACAATTATTTAAATCATCATGATTCACCAGAAGATTTAGAATTATACTTCTGTGGACCACCATTAATGAACAAAGCTGTTCAGAAAATGGGTGAAGATTTTGGTCTTGCAGATGAAAATATTCGTTTTGATGACTTTGGTGGATAAACCAAACGTTATTGTAAACATCACAAAACCGATTCAATTAATTTTGAATCGGTTTTTTGTTATGAGTTTATTTTGATTAAATTTATTTAAGCTAAAAATGTTTTTAGATGATAAATAGGCTCACCATTTTCTTGTTCAAATATTTTGGAATAATCCATTACATTAGGTATGTTGTCTAATTTGCATAAAAGTTCTACTACATCAGATAAACCATTAAATAAAACTTCATTAGAAGTCGGGTTTTCTGGTTTTGTATTGTAATGGCATAAAGGAGTTTTAAATCCGCAAGCATCTAAAAATACCTTTTCTATCTTTAATATTTCTTGTGGTGTATAACCATTAAATTTTCTTCCTAAATTTTGATGTACTCTACCTACATAACTCAATTCTAAAGAACCATGATCATTTGATAAATGTTTCCAACTATCATTATTGTCTAAGATGTTTCCTACTGCACAAGCAGTACAATCTTCAGGATTTAATCTATTATTATGATATGCATTGTATAGTTTTATAAGTGCTTGTTCAAGTCTTTTTGTAGTTTTCATATACTATTGCTTTTTATCATTCTAAAAATACTAAAATATTATTACTAAATCAAACCGATACAATTTTCTGTTGTGTACATAATAATAGTAAATAAGATAAATGCTGGTTTTATTTCATCCTATTAAATCGTATTTTTGATGTTCTTATTTTCGAAAAATGAAAAATATCCAAAAAATATTAAAGAAAAAGAAATACATTAAAATTAAATTAAAGCGGATTGCAACAAATCATTTAGAATTAAAAGCAACGATTAATGGTGTAAAAGGCAGATTTATTTTAGATACTGGTGCATCTAATTCTTGTGTTGGTTTAGACTTAATAGAACATTTTAAATTAGATGCGCAAGAAAGCGAAACAAAAGCTGCAGGTGCTGGTGCAACAGATATGGAAACCCAACAATCTGAAAATAATTCTTTAAAAATTGGAGATTGGAAAACCAAACAGTTTCATTTAGTATTATTTAATTTATCACATGTTAATACTGCACTTGTGCAACATAAAGCAAAAGAAGTACATGGAATTATTGGTGCAGATATTTTACAAAAAGGAAAAGCATTTATAGATTATAATAAGAATATTTTATATTTAAAAAAGATAAAGAAATAATTAATAAAAATTATATAGTATGAGTTTACAAAAACAGGTAATGGATAAGATGAAAGAAGCAATGAAAGCAAAAGATACGGTTGCTTTACAAGCTTTAAGAGCTGTTAAATCAGCATTTTTATTAGCAAAAACTGAAACTGGAGTACAAGAAGAATTAACAGAAGAGCAAGAAGTTAAAATTATTCAGAAACAGGTAAAACAAAGAAAAGATAGTGCAGCTGTATTTTTAAAACAAGATAGACAAGATTTAGCTGATCCTGAATTAGCAGAAATTAAAGTTTTAGAGCAGTTTTTACCTGAAGCATTATCAGAAGAAAAAATAGAAGAAGTTGTTGCAGCTACTATAACAAAGTTAGGTGCTTCTGGTATGCAAGATATGGGGAAAGTTATGGGTGTTGTTTCTAAAGAATTAGCAGGACAAGCAGATGGTAAAACCATATCTACCTTGGTTAAAAAACATTTAATGAAATAAATTATTTGTATGATTCTTAATTTAATTGAGAATTATATTAGGCTCCATAGTTCAACTGAATAGAATATCAGATTTCGGCTCTGAGGGTTGCAGGTTTGAATCCTGCTGGAGTCACAAAAATTTATATAAAAAAGAAGCGATGATAGGTTTAACCTTACATCGCTCTCTTTTTACTAACAATTAACTAGAAAACTAGTTTTGGATTATATAAACCTTGGGGGGAGATTCATAATTATAATTCAAATTTACATTAGATTTTAATATTACACAATCCCCAAAAATGGTGAAATTTTCTTATCCCCATAAATAGGGAGAAACCTCCCTATTTATGGGGAGGCTTCTCTAAAAATTGATTTATATAAAGTATCTTATTTTGCGAATAAATGTAATTCAGAAAATTCTTTATCTACTGTAATAGATTGAGATTCACCTTTTTCTGATTGATTTAGTTCTACTTCTACGTTGTCTATTTGTACAGATGCAATTTTAAACGGTAAGTTGTGTAAATTTACAATGAACTTAGAATAAGCAGCATCAAAAGTACCTTCTTTGTGTTGTGTTAAAATAAATTCTTTCTTTTTACCGGTTAATTTAAAAGTTCTTAAACTATATCTTCCTTTTTTATAATCGTAACCATCATGTGCATCATCATATAATTGAGATTTTTCTTTACCGGCTTTGTAATATACATCTAAAGTAATTTCATCGAAATTCTTTTCGCCTACATATTGTTGTACAGGATATTTAGGAATTACAGCACCTTCTTTTATAAAGATTGGCATGCTATCAATATCTGCATCAACCCAAATTTCTTTACCACCTTCTATTATTTCTTTGGTCCAGAAGTTATACCATTTACCTCTTGGTACATACATTCTTCTACCTTTGGCATTTGGTTCTTGTATCGGACATACTAAAATTTGATCTCCATAAACAAACTCATCACTTCTATAGTGTGTTTGTGCATCTTCTTGATCGAATAGTACTAAAGATTTTAAAATTGGAGTTCCATGATTAATGTGTTTCCAAAAAGCAGTGTATAAATAAGGTAATAATTGATATCTAATTTCTACAAATTTTCTAACAATATCAGTAATTTCTTGTCCGAAAACCCAAGGCTCTTGATCTCCATGGTCTCCAGAAGAATGCACTCTACAAAAAGAATGGAATATTCCTAACTGAATCCATCTTGCAAAAAGCTCTCCTTGTGGTTGTTCTGCAAATCCTCCAATATCTGATCCAGCAAATGAGAAACCAGACATTGCCATTCTTTGAGCTTGATTGTTTGCGATTGCTAAATGTTCCCAAGTGGCAACATTATCTCCCATCCAAGTAGAAGTATATCTTTGCGTACCAGAATAAGCAGCTCTTGTAATTACAAATGGTCTTTTAGGATAAGCGTACTTTTTTAAACCATGATAAGTGGCACGTGCCATTTGCATACCGTAAATATTATGTGCTTTTCTATGCGAACAATGGTTACCATCGTAATCATGACGAACATCATTAGGAAAAGATTTGTTTGGCACATCCATAACAGCAGGCTCATTCATATCATTCCAAACACCTTTTACACCAATATCTTCTATTAATTCTTGAAAAAGACCAGACCACCATTCTCTAACTTCTGGTTTTGTGTAATCAGGAAAATAACATTCACCTGGCCAAACTTTACCTTTCATATAAGGACCATCTGCACGTTTACAGAAATAGTCTTTATCTAATGCTTCTTTAAAAACATCATATTCTAAATCTATTTTAATACCTGGATCTATAATAACTACGGTTTTAAACCCTTCTTCTTCTAATTCAGTTACCATTCTTTTTGGGTCTGGAAAATGATTTTTATCCCAAGTAAAACAACGAAAACCATCCATATAATCGATATCTAAATAGATAGCATCACAAGGAATTTGTAGATCTCTAAATGTTTTAGTGATCTGTTTTACATTACTTTCTGGGTAATAACTCCATTTACACTGATGAAAACCTAAAGCCCATAAAGGAGGTAATGCATGAGGTTTACCAGTTAAATCTGTATAATTGGCAACTACGTCTTGCATTTGTGGACCATAAATAAAATAATAATCCATTTCGCCACCTTGTGCCCAAAAACTCGTAACATTTCTTCTTTCTTGTGCAAAATCGAAATATGTTCTAAAGGTATTATCAAAGAAAATACCATAAGCTTTGTTATTGCATATAGAAGTGTAAAAAGGTATGGCTTTATAAATAGGATCTGTGTCTTTACCAAAAGCATAAGAATCTGTTACCCAGTTTTCGAAACGTTTCCCTTTTAGGTTAACATCTACAGGCTTATCACCTAAACCATAGTAACTTTCTGCTTTTTGAGAAATCTTACTCATTTTTACAATATCGCCACCAAATTCGTAGCTTTCTTCCCAATGAAAACCAATTTCATCTTCATTGATTAAAACCAAATCTATAGCATCATAAATGCTAACTTGCAAGCTTAATTTTTCTACTTTACAAATTAACTTAGAAGTTTTAATAATGTAATGCGTATCATCTTCAGTAATTTCTAAGAAACTATAACCTCTTGAAGCGTGCATTGTAATTCCGTAAGAAAAATCATTTTCAAATTTTCCTGTAGTGGCATATCTAAAACGTATTACACTATCTCTTACAATTGTTACTTGTAAAATAACATTGTTCTTTGTTGTAAAGTAAAGTGTATCTACATCTTTTTTATAACCTATTATTCGAGAAGGAAATAAATTCCCTTTTTGTTCTAATTCAGTATTAACAATCATAATTGATTTTTTTTGATTTTTTAATTTCGTGAAATTTATTTAATAATTTTAAATATCGACGATAAAATACAGTATATGTTAAAAACAAAAATATTGCTTATTTATTTAAAAATAAACTGAATACGATATCTTTTAATATTATTTAAGTAGAATTTTTATTGTGATAAAATTGATTAGTTTTTTTAAGAAGTACATAAAAAAAAACTCTTTTTTTATCGATTTAACTGATAATAAAAGAGGTTTATTTTTTTATTTATATTTAAAAGCCAGCATACCAAGAGGAGGAAGGTTTAATTCCAGAGAGTTCTCTCGGTTATTCCACTTTAGTTCTTCTGATTTTAATTTGTTGTTTTTATAGTTACCTGTACCAAAGTATTTTTTATCATCGCTATTAAAAACGAGTTTTAAGTTACCTGCTTTTGGCAAACCAATTCTATATTTTTCTCTAGGTACTGGTGTAAGATTTAAAACTACAATTACATTATCTGCTTCGTTTTCTCCTTTTCTAAAGTAAGATAAAACTGAATTTTGATGATCTCCGTGATCTAACCATTCAAAACCTTCGTAAGAAAATTGTTTTTGAAATAAAGCTGGTTCTTTTCTGTAAAATGTATTTAAATCTTTAACAAGTTGTTGAACTCCTTTATGTATATCGTAATCTAACAAATGCCAGTCTAAACTTCCTTGAAAATCCCATTCGCTTGTTTGCCCAAACTCACCACCTTGAAACAATAATTTTGTGCCAGGATGCGTAAACATAAAAGAGTAAAGTAATCTTAAGTTAGCAAAACGTTGCCATTCATCTCCAGGCATTTTTCCTACTATGGATTTTTTACCATAAACCACTTCGTCATGAGATAGTGGTAGCATAAAGTTTTCTGTAAAAGCGTAATTTAAACTAAATGTTAAATCGTTTTGATGATGTTGTCTGTAAATGGGTTCTTTTTTAAAGTAACCTAATGTATCATGCATCCAACCCATCATCCATTTCATACCAAAGCCTAAACCACCATCATAAATTGGTCTAGAAACTTTAGAAAAAGAAGTAGATTCTTCTGCAATGGTTTGTACATCAGGGAAAGAAGCATATACTTCTGTGTTCATTTCTTTTATAAAATCGATGGCTTCTAAGTATTCTCTACCACCGTATTTATTAGGTTCCCATTGGCCAGCTTCTCTAGAATAATCTAAAAATAACATTGATGCTACAGCATCTACTCTTAAACCATCTATATGAAATTGATCTAACCAATAAATGGCATTACTAATTAAAAAAGCTTTTATTTCGTTTCTACCGTAATTAAAAATTAAACTTTTCCAGTCTTGGTGATATCCTTTTCTTCTGTCTGGATGTTCATATAAATGAGATCCATCAAAGTAACCTAGTCCATGATCATCTGAAGGAAAGTGAGAGGGTACCCAATCTAAAATAACTCCAATGCCTTTTTTATGGAAAGTATCTACTAAATATTTAAAATCATCTGGATAACCAAAACGTGCTGTTGGTGCAAAATATCCTGTTAATTGGTAACCCCAACTTGGGTCGTAAGGATATTCCATGATTGGCATAAATTCTACGTGTGTAAAATTCATTTCTTCTACATAATCTACTAAATCTTCTGCAAGCTCTCTGTAACTTAAGAATCTGTGTTCTTCTATTTGTTTTTTCCAAGAACCCAAGTGAACTTCGTAAACAGAATATGGCGCATCTAATGCGTTGTTTTTCTTTCTGTTTTTCATCCAAGATTTATCTTGCCAGTCGTAATTATCTGACCAAACTTCTGATGCTGTTCTTGGTGGATGTTCACATCTTCGAGCAAATGGATCTGCTTTTTCTGTAGTTACATTATTATGAGAACTTCTAATTTTG contains:
- a CDS encoding Na(+)-translocating NADH-quinone reductase subunit A translates to MSKDIRIKRGLDIKLVGVAEKTTTKIALSSVYAVKPEDFHGIVPKLVAKEGAEVKAGETLFYSKSDERILFPSPVSGKVVEVIRGARRKVLTIKIAADASQVHTDFGVVDVAKMSEQEVKNHLFTSGCWPFIKQRPYDVVANPNQAPKAIFISGYASAPLAADLDYTLAGKEAELQAAINAVSKLTEGKVHLSVGANSNSVLSKLTGVELHKVSGPHPSGNVSTQIANIDPINKGEVVWVVTPQDLVVIGELLLTGKYNAERTIALTGSQFSKPQYVTAIAGAAIEDITKDNLNTDNTRIISGNVLSGSQVTEEGFIGFYDNQITAIPEGDDYEFFGWNKPIFNKISTSRAFTFSWLSPNKKYDLNTNTNGEHRAFVVTGSYENVFPLDIYPMQLLKAFMYKDLDEMEALGGYEVAPEDFALTEFICVSKQPHQKIIREGLDLMRQELG
- a CDS encoding NADH:ubiquinone reductase (Na(+)-transporting) subunit B, whose translation is MSLKQNLHNLKEKYKGTKMAPAFNAIHTFLYLPNEVTHGGTHIKAADDLKRTMNIVIMALVPCLLFGMFNAGYQHYAAIDGSLRTDVLANFFTWDNLWIGIIKVLPLVIVSYGVGLGVEFIFAIIKGHEVEEGYLVTGMLVPLIVPIDTPLWMLAVAVVFGVVIGKEVFGGTGMNILNPALTIRAFLFFAYPTWMSGDKVWVYDAVKRTGTEDAISGETILGSYAQNNDVVYSTWDMFMGFIPGSVGETSTLLILLGAAFLIFTKIGSWRIIVSTFIGAAVMGLIFNGIVNADIITESSKFYGLMNTDWWQHLIIGGLAFGAVFMATDPVTASQTNKGKWIYGFLIGFISIMIRVFNPAYPEGVFLAILLMNVFAPTIDHYVVQGNVKKRLKRTKVKTA
- a CDS encoding Na(+)-translocating NADH-quinone reductase subunit C gives rise to the protein MSKRTDSNSYTMIFAVIMVLIVGSLLAFMSSSLKPAIKENERIEKQQNILYAMGVNENDESSANFVSASIAGEEFAKYITKQIVIEGDKITESDDAYLIDVKKQQANAKEGKTRKLPLFVGEKDGKTFYVAPIRGKGLWDAIWGYVSMDENMVVQGAYFDHKGETPGLGANIKQRYFMDDFIGEHLMTASGEFKGITVAKGNNDPKNEEKTDYEVDAIAGATITGDGVSAMIKKDLALYVPYFKSLKESNKIKL
- a CDS encoding NADH:ubiquinone reductase (Na(+)-transporting) subunit D, which gives rise to MGLLSKKDAALIKDPLLDNNPITIQVLGICSALAITAELKASIVMSISVLFVLGVGNVVISLMRNIIPSKIRIIVQLIVVATLVIIVDLVLKAFAYELSKTLSVFVGLIITNCIIMGRFEAFALGNGPWRSFLDGIGNAVGYGVILIAVGFFRELLGSGTLLGFKVLGDPIEKTGLYAIGYENNGFMLLSPMALIVVGIIIWVQRTKNKSLIEEH
- the nqrE gene encoding NADH:ubiquinone reductase (Na(+)-transporting) subunit E: MEHIELFFKSIFIDNMVFATFLGMCSYLAVSKKVSTAVGLGAAVIFVLAVTVPLNWLLDQYILKDGALVWLGEEYAEYDLSFLSFIMFIATIATMVQLVEIIVEKFSPSLYNSLGIFLPLIAVNCAILGGSLFMQSREIPSLGLALTYGVGSGIGWFLAILAIAAIREKIRYSSVPPALRGLGITFIITGLMAIGFMSFGGMLTGGDEKKEEKPAVEAKVKKVKVKEEKAKEIVAENTNIN
- the nqrF gene encoding NADH:ubiquinone reductase (Na(+)-transporting) subunit F, with product MILAAGTIGTIIATVAAFLLITLLLVTLLLFVKQKLSPSGPVTITINGEKKIEVGSGSTLLTTLGNEKIFLPSACGGGGSCVQCECHVLEGGGEALPTEVPHFTKKELKEGIRLACQVKVKQDMNITIPEEVFGIKKWDAVVVRNYNVASFIKEFVVEIPEDMGYKAGGYIQIEIPPCEVKYSDMDITAHPEEHETPDKFEAEWDKFKLRPLVMKNTETVERAYSMASYPAEGREIMLNVRIATPPFDRAKGGWMDVNPGVASSYIFNLKKGDKCVISGPYGEFFINESDAEMLYVGGGAGMAPMRSHLYHLFRTLKTGRKVTYWYGGRSKAELFYIEHFRALEKDFPNFKFFIALSDPLEADNWKVKKDINDESGDGFVGFIHNCVIDNYLNHHDSPEDLELYFCGPPLMNKAVQKMGEDFGLADENIRFDDFGG
- a CDS encoding Na(+)-translocating NADH-quinone reductase subunit F — protein: MKTTKRLEQALIKLYNAYHNNRLNPEDCTACAVGNILDNNDSWKHLSNDHGSLELSYVGRVHQNLGRKFNGYTPQEILKIEKVFLDACGFKTPLCHYNTKPENPTSNEVLFNGLSDVVELLCKLDNIPNVMDYSKIFEQENGEPIYHLKTFLA
- a CDS encoding retropepsin-like aspartic protease; the encoded protein is MKNIQKILKKKKYIKIKLKRIATNHLELKATINGVKGRFILDTGASNSCVGLDLIEHFKLDAQESETKAAGAGATDMETQQSENNSLKIGDWKTKQFHLVLFNLSHVNTALVQHKAKEVHGIIGADILQKGKAFIDYNKNILYLKKIKK
- a CDS encoding GatB/YqeY domain-containing protein, with product MSLQKQVMDKMKEAMKAKDTVALQALRAVKSAFLLAKTETGVQEELTEEQEVKIIQKQVKQRKDSAAVFLKQDRQDLADPELAEIKVLEQFLPEALSEEKIEEVVAATITKLGASGMQDMGKVMGVVSKELAGQADGKTISTLVKKHLMK
- a CDS encoding glycoside hydrolase family 31 protein, yielding MIVNTELEQKGNLFPSRIIGYKKDVDTLYFTTKNNVILQVTIVRDSVIRFRYATTGKFENDFSYGITMHASRGYSFLEITEDDTHYIIKTSKLICKVEKLSLQVSIYDAIDLVLINEDEIGFHWEESYEFGGDIVKMSKISQKAESYYGLGDKPVDVNLKGKRFENWVTDSYAFGKDTDPIYKAIPFYTSICNNKAYGIFFDNTFRTYFDFAQERRNVTSFWAQGGEMDYYFIYGPQMQDVVANYTDLTGKPHALPPLWALGFHQCKWSYYPESNVKQITKTFRDLQIPCDAIYLDIDYMDGFRCFTWDKNHFPDPKRMVTELEEEGFKTVVIIDPGIKIDLEYDVFKEALDKDYFCKRADGPYMKGKVWPGECYFPDYTKPEVREWWSGLFQELIEDIGVKGVWNDMNEPAVMDVPNKSFPNDVRHDYDGNHCSHRKAHNIYGMQMARATYHGLKKYAYPKRPFVITRAAYSGTQRYTSTWMGDNVATWEHLAIANNQAQRMAMSGFSFAGSDIGGFAEQPQGELFARWIQLGIFHSFCRVHSSGDHGDQEPWVFGQEITDIVRKFVEIRYQLLPYLYTAFWKHINHGTPILKSLVLFDQEDAQTHYRSDEFVYGDQILVCPIQEPNAKGRRMYVPRGKWYNFWTKEIIEGGKEIWVDADIDSMPIFIKEGAVIPKYPVQQYVGEKNFDEITLDVYYKAGKEKSQLYDDAHDGYDYKKGRYSLRTFKLTGKKKEFILTQHKEGTFDAAYSKFIVNLHNLPFKIASVQIDNVEVELNQSEKGESQSITVDKEFSELHLFAK